The sequence ATCCGGAGTACTCACGCGATTACCAGCGCCTGGAGTTCGTCGGCGACGCGGTGATAGACCTGGTGGTGGCCCGGGAGCTATACGAGAGCCGCCCCGGTGGCGACGAGGGGGACCTCACCCAGGAGCGGTCCGCCCACGTCAAGGGCGATAACCTCGCCCGGATGGGGCGGGAGCTGGGGCTCGGGGAGTTCGTGCGGCTGGGTAAGGGGGAGGAGCAGTCGGGGGGCGCCGATCGGAACGGCCTGCTCGAGGACCTCTTCGAGGCGCTGATCGGCGCGATTTTTCTGGAGTACGACTACACCGCCGTGGCCGGATTCATCCTCGGGGTTCTCCTGGGGGTGACCGTGGACGGGCTGGAAACCTCGGACAACCCCAAGGGGAGGTTGCAGGCGCTCTGCCATCGGCGGAGCCTGGAGATGCCCGCCTACGAAGTGGAGGTCAGCGGACCCGACCACGAGCGGTACTACAGGGCGCGCGTGCTCGTGAACGGCGCGGTGAAGGGCGAGGGGGAGGCTGGAACGAA is a genomic window of bacterium containing:
- the rnc gene encoding ribonuclease III codes for the protein MDPEFTELRRRVRELSGLNLRRTDLLAEAFTHPSWSNENPEYSRDYQRLEFVGDAVIDLVVARELYESRPGGDEGDLTQERSAHVKGDNLARMGRELGLGEFVRLGKGEEQSGGADRNGLLEDLFEALIGAIFLEYDYTAVAGFILGVLLGVTVDGLETSDNPKGRLQALCHRRSLEMPAYEVEVSGPDHERYYRARVLVNGAVKGEGEAGTKRLAEAKAAARALELLGED